The following proteins are co-located in the Molothrus ater isolate BHLD 08-10-18 breed brown headed cowbird chromosome 29, BPBGC_Mater_1.1, whole genome shotgun sequence genome:
- the IQGAP3 gene encoding ras GTPase-activating-like protein IQGAP3: protein MDEQRRQNVAYQYLCHLEEAKRWMEACLGEGLPPPTELEETLRNGVLLAKLGHCFAPAVVPLKKIYDPEQTRYKTAGLHFRHTDNINYWRDAMSHVGLPSIFHPETTDIYDKKNMPRVVYCIHALSFYLFKLGLAPPIQDLYGKVNFTEEEINNMKRELEKYGLQLPAFSKIGGILANELSVDEAAVHAAVLAINEAVERGVVAQTMETLQNPHAMLLGLRHELAGAYQEVLHQAKLEKGSSARNRVRRAREDVYDWCLTQAEIQGNINKVNVRGALEEVDNALERQDVLALHCALQDPSLALRCVQRDNLELYMEQLSTDREEKALELGYLELLEQEEVQAGIHTANQRDEKEQAMLQAVGRINAAVRQGVPAKTLEALMDPAAQLPDVHAPAAPLYQQQLALLQSQHPRGELAQEELFVAVEMLSAVALVNQALDARNPSRLWSSLVSPALGLSGVEDANAQRYFDDLLQLKVQSRKAGAEFLSWNDIQDSINNTNSSVQDENDRARALRLLNEALLQEDPEVTLSALLLLAPALPDIALPTAPRYHSVLARARRRKAQATQDNGAVLCWEEIQEGVCQANQDTVAARRMALGIAAINQAIKEGKASQTLRVLCNPDVALHGVVNACADTYQEQLAALMATKRPAGSTKPCWVRHRLLDGAEFYLNLQTLEGSWQCPRHGSFNSTHLSQEEMQSVITRVTLAHERERLWASRVALVVKLQARLRGFLVRRQLAARRHVLQEQRPAAIRIQACWRGYRQRRAYLDRLHYLKSNTEAAIKIQAAVRMWQAQRKYQERLRYFRQNIKAVIKIQAFVRANKARGDYRMLVHTKSPPLGIVRRFIHLLEQSQHDFWEESEVLRLQEEVVKRIRASRQLESDLDLMDIKIGLLVKNRITLQEVVSHCKKLTKKNKEQLSEMMSMDKQKGLKTLSKEKRQKLEAYQHLFYLLQTQPVYLARLIFQMPQNKSTKFMESVIFTLYNYASSPREAYLLLQLFKVALQEEIRSKVDHVHDILTGNATVIRLLVGFYRNMPGQSALRQILAGPVQEVLQDRTLSINTDPVDIYKAWINQTESQSGHRSKLPYEVSPEQALSHPEVQRRLDISIRNLLAVTDKFVSAITSSVDKIPYGMRYMAKILRMSLVEKFPKAPAEEVDKIVGNLLYYRFMNPAVVAPDGFDIVAMSAGVALRPEQRRSLGSIAKVLQHAAAHKAFQGDSAHLCGLNRYLEHTHSKFRRFISAACCVPEPEERFDMDEYSEMVAVAKPVIYITVGELINTHKLLLEHRDSITSHPSDPLHELLEDLDELPTVQSLLGESVASLGDSSAEQLSQLSRTEISLTLTNKLVPVASSEESDTRSLLLSTKQMLVDLIQCQAGDSLPDILWTPASEHEEAAHEHLVCQRALWDAQPSAQQLKHHPSLAANSQLSMEEKKRKVTRNLRRLESLGLVRSANHYQELIDELAKDIRNQRRHRQQRRRELLKLRQTLEGLDAKTQFYEEQIDYYNQYIKTCLDNLAASNKGSGKSKKLPCLHYTAAQLWEKGVLLEIQDLPPSQLKNVVFDIIPCEESGRFQVKAKFMGIDMEDFQLHYQDLLQLQYEGVAVMKMFHKAKVNVNLLIFLLNKKFFKK, encoded by the exons ATCTTCCACCCAGAGACCACTGACATCTATGACAAGAAGAACATGCCCCGGGTGGTCTACTGCATCCATGCCCTCAG CTTCTACCTCTTCAAGCTGGGGCTGGCTCCTCCGATCCAGGACTTGTATGGGAAAGTAAACTTCACAG aggagGAGATCAACAACATGAAGCGGGAGCTGGAGAAGtatgggctgcagctgcctgccttCAGCAAGATTGGAGGCATTTTGGCCAACGAACTCTCAGTGGATGAAGCAGCAG TCCACGCCGCCGTGCTGGCCATCAACGAGGCGGTGGAGCGAGGAGTGGTGGCCCAGACCATGGAGACCCTGCAGAACCCCCACGCCATGCTGCTGGGACTGCGCCACGAGCTGGCAGGTGCCTACCAGGAGGTGCTGCACCAGGCCAAgctggagaagggcagcagTGCTAGAAACAGGGTGAGGAGGGCACGGG AGGACGTCTACGACTGGTGTCTGACCCAGGCTGAAATCCAAGGGAACATCAACAAAGTGAATG TGCGTGGAGCCCTGGAAGAGGTGGACAATGCCCTGGAGAGACAGGATGTGCTGGCACTGCACTGTGCACTGCAGgaccccagcctggccctgcgCTGTGTCCAGCGTGACAACCTCGAGCTCTacatggagcagctcagcacagaccGGGAGGAGAAGGCGCTG gaACTGGGctacctggagctgctggagcaggaggaggtgcaGGCAGGGATCCACACAGCAAACCAGAGGGACGAGAAGGAGCAAGCCA tgctgcaggctgtCGGCCGGATCAATGCCGCTGTCCGCCAAGGGGTGCCAGCCAAAACCTTGGAAGCTCTGATGGACCCTGCAGCCCAACTGCCTGATGTGCatgcccctgctgcccccctgtaccagcagcagctggccctgctgcagagccagcacccACGG GGCGAGTTGGCACAGGAGGAGTTGTTTGTGGCTGTGGAGATGCTCTCGGCTGTGGCACTGGTTAACCAAGCCCTGGATGCCAGGAACCCcagcaggctctggagcagcctggtcagccctgccctgggcctcTCAGGAGTTGAGGATGCAAATGCACAGCG GTACTTTGATGACTTGCTGCAGCTGAAAGTCCAGTcgaggaaagcaggagctgagttCCTGAGCTGGAATGACATTCAGGACAGCATCAACAACACCAACTCATCAGTGCAGGATGAAAACGACC GAGCCCGTGCGCTCCGGCTGCTGAACGAGGCGCTACTGCAGGAGGACCCTGAGGTGACGCTGtcggcgctgctgctgctggcacctgccctgcccGACATCGCCCTTCCCACGGCCCCGCGCTACCACAGCGTCCTGGCCCGGGCACGGAGGCGGAAAGCCCAG GCCACACAGGACAATGGAGCTGTTCTTTGCTGGGAAGAAATCCAGGAAGGGGTCTGCCAGGCCAACCAGGACACAGTGGCAGCCAGGAGGA TGGCTCTGGGCATAGCTGCCATCAACCAGGCCATCAAGGAAGGGAAGGCATCACAGACACTGAGGGTGCTATGCAACCCTGATGTGGCCCTGCATGGGGTGGTGAACGCCTGTGCTGACACCTACCAGGAGCAGCTGGCGGCTCTGATGGCCACCAAGAGACCAGCAG GGAGCACAAAGCCATGCTGGgtcaggcacaggctgctggatGGGGCCGAGTTCTACCTGAACCTGCAGACCTTGGagggcagctggcagtgcccacgCCACGGCAGCTTCAACAGCACACACCTGAGCCAGGAGGAGATGCAG TCTGTCATCACCCGAGTGACGCTGGCCCACGAGCGGGAGCGCCTGTGGGCATCCAGGGTGGCCCTGGTGGTGAAGCTGCAGGCGCGGCTCCGCGGGTTCCTCGTCCGCCGGCAGCTCGCGGCACGGCGCCAcgtcctgcaggagcagaggccagCTGCCATCAGGATCCAG GCTTGCTGGAGGGGGTACAGGCAGCGCAGAGCTTACCTGGACAGGCTACACTACCTGAAATCCAACACAGAGGCTGCAATCAAG ATCCAGGCAGCTGTGAGGATGTGGCAGGCACAGAGGAAGTACCAGGAGAGGCTGCGCTACTTCAGGCAGAAT ATTAAAGCTGTAATTAAAATCCAGGCTTTTGTGCGAGCCAACAAGGCCCGTGGGGATTACAGGATGCTGG TCCACACCAAGAGTCCGCCCCTGGGCATCGTCCGGCGCTTCATCcacctgctggagcagagccagcacgaCTTCTGGGAGGAGTCAGAggtgctgaggctgcaggaggaggtggtgaAGAGGATCCGTGCCAGCCGGCAGCTGGAGAGCGACCTGGACCTCATGGACATCAAGATTGGGCTGCTGGTCAAGAACAGGATCACTCTGCAG GAGGTGGTGTCCCACTGCAAGAAGCTGACCAAGAAGAACAAGGAGCAGCTCTCAGAGATGATGTCCATGGACAAGCAGAAGGGGCTCAAGACACTCAGCAAGGAGAAGAGGCAGAAGCTGGAGGCCTATCAGCACCTCTTCtacctgctgcag acacagccagTGTACTTGGCCAGGCTGATCTTCCAGATGCCCCAGAACAAATCCACCAAATTCATGGAGTCGGTGATCTTTACTCTTTACAACTACGCTTCCAGCCCACGGGAGGCttatctgctgctgcagctcttcaaagtggcactgcaggaggagatCAG GTCCAAGGTGGACCACGTTCATGACATCCTGACGGGCAATGCCACAGTGATCCGGCTCCTGGTCGGCTTCTACCGCAACATGCCTGGGCAGAGCGCCCTGAGGCAAATCCTGGCTGGCCCCgtgcaggaggtgctgcaggacaggACCCTCAGCATCAACACAGACCCCGTGGACATCTACAAGGCCTGGATCAACCAGACTGAGTCACAGAGTGGGCACAGAAG CAAGCTGCCCTACGAGGTGAGCCCTGAGCAGGCTCTCAGCCACCCCGAGGTCCAAAGGAGGCTGGACATTTCCATCCGCAATCTCCTGGCAGTAACAGACAAGTTTGTCTCTGCCATCACCTCTTCTGTGGACAAGATCCC CTATGGGATGCGCTACATGGCCAAAATCCTGAGGATGTCCTTGGTTGAGAAATTCCCCAAGGCCCCAGCAGAGGAGGTTGATAAG ATCGTGGGGAACCTGCTCTACTACCGCTTCATGAACCCAGCAGTGGTGGCCCCTGATGGCTTTGACATCGTGGCCATGTCAGCCGGGGTGGCCCTGCGCCCCGAGCAGCGCCGCAGCCTGGGCTCCATCGCCAAGGTGCTGCAGCACGCCGCCGCCCACAAGGCCTTCCAGGGGGACAGTGCCCACCTCTGCGGGCTCAACCGCTACCTGGAGCACACCCACAGCAAGTTCAG gaggttcatctctgctgcctgctgtgtccctgagcCTGAGGAGAGGTTTGACATGGATGAATACTCAGAGATGGTGGCAGTGGCCAAACCAGTCATCTACATCACCGTGGGGGAGCTCATCAACACGCACAAG CTCCTGCTTGAGCACCGGGACTCCATCACATCACACCCCAGTGACCCCCTGCACGAGCTCCTGGAGGATCTTGATGAGCTTCCTACAGTCCAGTCCCTGCTTG GGGAGAGTGTTGCCAGCCTGGGagacagcagtgctgagcagctctcccagctcagcagaacAGAGATCTCCCTCACCCTCACCAACAAGCTGGTGCCAGTGGCCAGCAGCGAGGAGAGTGACACGAGGAGCCTGCTGCTGAG CACCAAGCAGATGCTGGTGGATTTGATCCAGTGCCAAGCAGGAGATTCCCTCCCAGACATCCTGTGGACACCAGCCTCAGAGCATGAG GAAGCTGCCCATGAGCACCTCGTGTGCCAGCGAGCTCTGTGGGATGCCCAGccctctgcccagcagctgaagCACCACCCCTCCCTGGCTGCCAACAGCCAGCTCTCCATGGAGGAGAAGAAGCGCAAGGTCACCCGCAACCTGCGGCGCTTGGAGAGCCTGGGGCTGGTGCGCTCTGCCAACCACTACCAGGAGCTCATTGATGAGCTGGCCAAG GACATCCGGAACCAGCGGCGGCACCGGCAGCAGCGCcgcagggagctcctgaagCTGAGGCAGACCCTGGAGGGCCTCGATGCCAAGACTCAGTTTTATGAGGAGCAAATTGATTATTACAATCAGTACATCAAAACCTGCCTTGACAACTTGGCAGCCAGCAACAA GGGCAGTGGGAAGAGCAAGAAGCTGCCATGTCTGCACtacacagcagcccagctgtgggagaagggggtgctgctggagatCCAGGACCTGCCACCCAGCCA GCTCAAGAACGTGGTTTTTGACATCATCCCCTGTGAGGAATCAGGGAGGTTCCAGGTGAAAGCCAAATTCATGGGCATTGACATGGAGGACTTCCAGCTGCACTACCAG gacctgctgcagctgcagtacGAGGGCGTAGCAGTCATGAAGATGTTCCATAAGGCCAAGGTCAACGTCAACCTGCTCATCTTCCTCCTCAACAAGAAGTTCTTCAAGAAGTGA